In Bacteroidota bacterium, the DNA window TTTCTAATTCCTCATTCCTCAATTCTCAATTTTTTATGAAGGCATTAAATTTGCTCAAAAATTCCACTTTAAAATTCAAATTTTATTCAATATAAAAAAGATAAAATATGACAAACTTACCATCATCTGATATAAGAGAACTAAATGAGAAAATCAAAAATGAAAGTTCCTTTATAAACCTATTAAACATGGAGCTAGGCAAAACAATTGTAGGTCAGAAACATATGCTTGAAAGTCTATTAATAGGAATTTTATCACAAGGGCATATTCTTCTTGAAGGTGTTCCCGGTTTAGCAAAAACACTTGCAATAAAATCTCTTTCTCAATGCATAGGAGCAAAATACAGCAGAATACAATTTACTCCCGACCTTTTACCTGCCGACCTCACAGGAACAATGATTTATAACCAAGCAAAAAATGAATTTATTGTAGAAAAAGGACCTCTTTTTGCAAATTTTATCCTTGCAGATGAAATTAATCGTGCACCTGCAAAAGTACAAAGTGCTTTGCTTGAAGCGATGCAAGAAAAACAAATATCAATAGGTAAAACCACTTTTAAACTTGATGAACCTTTTCTTGTAATGGCAACACAAAATCCAATAGAACAGGAAGGTACTTATCCTTTACCTGAGGCACAAATCGACAGGTTTATGTTAAAAGTGAAAGTTTCATATCCGAATAAAAAGGAAGAAAAATCAATTATGAGACAAAATATAACAGAGCTTCCTAAGAAAATAAATAATGTTGTAAAACCTGAAGAAATTCTAAAAGCAAGGAATCTTATCAATGAAATATATATGGATGAAAAAATTGAGAATTACATTCTTGATATTGTGTTTGCAACAAGAGAACCTGAAGAGCATAATATTTCAAAAATAAAAAATCTGATTAGTCATGGAGCATCACCAAGAGCAAGTATTTATCTTGCATTAGCATCACGTGCATTTGCATTCATCAAAGGAAGAGGATACGTTATTCCCGAAGATGTTCGCTCTGTTTGTCATGATGTTATGCGTCATAGAATTGGACTTACTTATGAGGCTGAGGCTGAAAATATTTTGTCAGAAGATATTATAAACGATATTTTAAACAGCGTAGATGTTCCTTAATATTTTATAAAATAATAATTTCTCAAATAAAAGCTAGTAACATTGGAAACCAACGAATTACTTAAAAAAGTAAGACATATTGAAATAAAAACAAAGGGTTTATCCAATCACTTTTTTGCAGGCGAATATCATTCAGCATTTAAAGGTAGGGGAATTTCTTTTTCTGAGGTAAGAGATTATCAGTATGGTGATGATGTGAGGTCAATTGATTGGAATGTAACGGCAAGAATGAATAGTCCTTTTGTAAAAGTTTATGAAGAAGAAAGAGAGCTTACTTTAATGCTTTTAATTGATGTAAGCCAGTCTGATTATTTTGGAACTCAGCAAATGTTTAAAAATGAAATGATGACAGAAATAGCTGCTGTTCTTTCATTTTCTGCCATTAACAATAACGATAAAGTTGGAGTAATTTTCTTTTCCGATAAAATTGAAGAATATATTCCTCCCAAAAAAGGCAAAAAACATATTTTAAGAATAATCAGGCAACTTTTAAATTTTAAACCCCAGAACACTAAGACAGATATTTCGGAAGCAATCAGGTATTTTAATAATATTGTTAAAAAACGTTCTATTGCTTTTTTAATGTCCGATTTTATTGACTCAAATTATGATAAAGCATTGCGAATAGCATCACGAAGGCATGATTTTACAGGAATTCATATTTACGATATCAGAGAAAAAGAATTACCTCCTGTTGGTTTCACTCGCTTTTATGACCCGGAAACAGGCAAGGCAATGTGGATTGATGCTGATAAAAAATCTGTAAGAAAAAACTATAGTGATTACTACAATTCGAATATTAATTATATGGAGAAATCTTTCAAAAAATGTGGTGCGGAATTGATAGATATTCAGACAAGTGAATCTTATGTTTCTGCTTTAATCAAATTTTTTAAGAAAAGGGGTAAACGATTTCAGT includes these proteins:
- a CDS encoding MoxR family ATPase translates to MTNLPSSDIRELNEKIKNESSFINLLNMELGKTIVGQKHMLESLLIGILSQGHILLEGVPGLAKTLAIKSLSQCIGAKYSRIQFTPDLLPADLTGTMIYNQAKNEFIVEKGPLFANFILADEINRAPAKVQSALLEAMQEKQISIGKTTFKLDEPFLVMATQNPIEQEGTYPLPEAQIDRFMLKVKVSYPNKKEEKSIMRQNITELPKKINNVVKPEEILKARNLINEIYMDEKIENYILDIVFATREPEEHNISKIKNLISHGASPRASIYLALASRAFAFIKGRGYVIPEDVRSVCHDVMRHRIGLTYEAEAENILSEDIINDILNSVDVP
- a CDS encoding DUF58 domain-containing protein; protein product: METNELLKKVRHIEIKTKGLSNHFFAGEYHSAFKGRGISFSEVRDYQYGDDVRSIDWNVTARMNSPFVKVYEEERELTLMLLIDVSQSDYFGTQQMFKNEMMTEIAAVLSFSAINNNDKVGVIFFSDKIEEYIPPKKGKKHILRIIRQLLNFKPQNTKTDISEAIRYFNNIVKKRSIAFLMSDFIDSNYDKALRIASRRHDFTGIHIYDIREKELPPVGFTRFYDPETGKAMWIDADKKSVRKNYSDYYNSNINYMEKSFKKCGAELIDIQTSESYVSALIKFFKKRGKRFQ